Proteins encoded within one genomic window of Triticum aestivum cultivar Chinese Spring chromosome 2D, IWGSC CS RefSeq v2.1, whole genome shotgun sequence:
- the LOC123053453 gene encoding esterase AGAP003155: MGSLAGGVGARRPRFLCLHGFRTSGEIMRKQVVGKWPAEVTASLDLVFADAPFPAEGKSDVDGIFDPPYYEWFQFDKGFTEYRNFDKCLAYIEELMIKEGPFDGLMGFSQGSILSGALPGLQEQGLALTRVPKIKYLIIIGGAKFRSPAIADKAYANMIKIPSLHFLGDNDFLKPHGEQLIESFVDPFIIRHPKGHTVPRLVDETSLEVMSRFLDKMEKEISELPSVKAEAEAAADVDEKEVCI, translated from the exons ATGGGCAGCCTCGCCGGCGGGGTCGGGGCCAGGCGGCCGCGGTTCCTGTGCCTGCACGGCTTCCGGACCAGCGGCGAGATCATGCGGAAGCAGGTGGTGGGCAAGTGGCCCGCCGAGGTCACGGCAAGCCTCGACCTCGTCTTCGCCGACGCGCCCTTCCCCGCCGAGGGCAAGTCCGACGTCGACGGCATCTTCGACCCGCCCTACTACGAGTGGTTCCAGTTCGACAAG GGATTCACGGAGTACAGGAATTTCGACAAATGCCTGGCTTACATCGAGGAGCTGATGATTAAAGAAGGGCCCTTTGATGGGCTGATGGGTTTCTCCCAG GGTTCGATTCTATCTGGCGCACTTCCGGGGCTCCAAGAACAA GGATTGGCCTTGACTAGAGTTCCTAAGATCaaatatctcataatcataggcgGGGCCAAGTTCCGCTCACCCGCAATAGCCGATAAGGCGTACGCCAACATGATCAAAATCCCCTCGCTTCACTTCCTCG GCGACAATGACTTTCTTAAACCCCATGGTGAGCAGCTCATAGAGTCATTTGTGGATCCATTCATTATACGGCACCCAAAGGGCCACACAGTCCCAAGGCTTGTTG ATGAGACGAGTTTGGAAGTCATGTCCCGTTTCCTTGACAAGATGGAAAAGGAGATATCTGAACTTCCATCCGTCAAGGCCGAGGCCGAAGCAGCCGCTGATGTTGACGAAAAAGAAGTGTGCATCTGA